CTCCACGGCGAGCACGGACCACCCAGCGGCCTGCGCGACCCACGGGTGACTCGCCAGCCAGGAGAAATCGAGCTGGCGATACTCCGGGAGCATCACCGAGCGCCAGATCGCCTCACCGTTCCACCAGGCTTGGCCTGCAGCCTTTTCCAGTCCGCTCGCCAGGTAGGCGACGCAGAGGTGCAGCTGGACGACGCGCAGCCCGAGCCGCGCGGCAGGCGTCGGCTCGTCGGGCGCGCAGGCGAGGGCGCGACGTGACCCATGCCCCCGCCGATCGAAGGACAGCGCCGCGCCGGAGGGCACCCAGACGAGATAGAAAAGAAAGATGTTGGCGAACACGTCGGCTCCGTAGACGGTCGGGTCCGCCGTCACCATCAGCATCCTGTGGGTGCTCCAGGCGAGCAGCGCAGCGGCCCTCGTCCTGAGGCCACAGAGCAGCGCGGCCAGGGAGAGCGCGTAGACGGCTCCGGTGCCCACGAGGATCGGGGCTTCGCCGATCCCGAGCGGGGCGAGGAGCGCGGTCAGCCAACCGATGCCGGGCAGCTCGCGCGGGGTGAACGCGTCCCGGAGCGGGTCCTGCAGGATGCCCGCGGGGCCGTAGAGATCGAAGAGCAGCGGAGCGACGAGCGCCGCCTGGGTGAGGAGCACGGCGGCGAGCCCGATGCGGAGCGCCGCGAGGGGCATGGCGGACGCCGGGGCGAGCGCGAACCGTTCGATCGCCGAGGCCGCCGAGGCCAGCGCGGAGACCGGGAAGAGCCCGGCCCTGCCCGAGGCGCCGCTCGGCTCGCTGCTCACGGTCACGGCGCGCCGCCCTTCGCGCGCGAGGCGGCCTGGAACCTGCGCCGGGGGACGAGCTTCGCCTGGTAGATCAGGCCCCACGTCGGCCGCTTGCCCTCGCGGTATTCCTGCATCGACGGGAGATCGCAGACCTCCAGCCGGACGATCACGCTCGCGGCTCCTGGGTACCTCGCGAGCACCTTGCCTGCCCACGAGGCCGCGAGCGAGCGCCGCAGCGACTCGTCCTCTTCGGTCATGAAGAGCGCCACGATGCTCCTGACCCGGAGATCCGCCTCGTGGTTCGCCCCGGACTCCAGGACGTCGGAGATCACCCTCCCTCGCGCGTCCGTCACCTGAAACCTCGCCCAGGGCAGCGCGCTGACCGAGGGAGCGAAGAAGTTGTAGCCGCTGTCGGCCCCGGAGAGCGCCCCGTAATACGCGGCCGCCTGGCCGAGCCGCCCCGCCTCGCGCAGATCGACCTGGAGCGCCCCGAGCACGACGAAGCCGAGGTGCGCTGCCGCCGCGGCCATGGCCAACGGGGCGAGGCGCCGACGTCCTTGTCTTCCACCCATGAGGCTCCCTCCGCCGGCCCCCGCGCTCGAGGACCGGCACCTCCCCGCGGCGCGCGCGGAGTCATCGGTTCTCCGGCTGGACCAATCCTGCGGTTTCCACACAGCGCGACGCGACGAACGGGGCCCGCCGCGCCCAGGCGGCGCTCCTGGATCGAGGTCAGCGAGGCTCTTCGAGGCTCATGATCGGCCCGGAGGGGTCCTCTGCCGGCGCTGCATCCGATCGCCCGTGGTCAAGGGGCCGCCCGTAGGGATGGAAGTCCCCGTAGGGCCGGACCGGTCTGAACGGCCGGAAGCTCCCATACGGCCTGTACGGCCTGTGCGGCCGGAAGTACCCATACGGCCTGTATGGCCAGAATGGCCTGAACGGCCGGAAATTCCCATGGTAAGGGACATCATCCGGGGGAAACCAGGCGTCGGGAAAGTCCGAGCTCGTTGTCTCCTCGACGAGCACGAGATCCTGGATGGGTGTCGTGCTCTCCGCAGCAGCGATCTGCGCGGTGCCGAGCGCCATTCCGGACAGCGTCAGGGCCCCGAGCGCTTTCACCAGCTTCATCACGGAATCCTTTCACGATGCGAGCGCCTTGCCGGGCGTCATCCCGTGCAGGCTGCGTCCATGGCGATGCAAGCGTGAGGCCCGTTCGCGGCGGACCGCTGGCTCCGCGCGCGGCGGCGCGGGTTCCTGACAACCGCGGCTCGGCGCCGCGCGCGCGCCTCGCACGCCCCGGGGCGTCGCGTGTGCGCGCGGTGGACAGCGACCGACACCGGCCTGAGCGCGTGCGCGTCGCTATCGACGCGACGCCCCTGCCCGGCTCAGGGCGAGATCAGGACATTCGCCAGATCATCGACGATCCTGCCGACATCGCCGCCCTCGAGATTGACGAGCACGGTGATAGAAGCATCCTTGTCGACCGCGTAATAAGACGACGACGTGAAGCCCCAGATACCACCGTCGTGACCGACCAGGACGCCGAGCGGAGATTCCCGGCGCGACAGCCCGAGGCCGTACCCGGTGACCTCGCCGAGGGGCGCGTCGACCCACGCGGTCATCTCTTCGAGCTCGGCGGGGCCGAGCAGCGCGCCGTCGAGCACCTTGCGGTAGAAGCTCGTGAGGTCACCCGTGGTCGAGACCAGCGCGCCCGCCGCGCCCGCCGCGGACGCGTCGATCGCGGAGGTCATCTCGACGAGCTCCCCTCGGCTCCGCCCGTAACCGTGCACGAGGCCGGGCACGGCCTCCTCGGCGCCGTCGAGGTACGTGTGCGCGAGCCCCGCCGGCTCGAGGACGCGGCTGCGGAGCAGCTCGCCGATCGGCTCTCCCGAGGCCGCCTCGACGATCAGGCCGGCGATGATGTAGTTCGTGTTGGAGTAGGCGAAGCCGCGCCCTGGCTCGAAATACGGCGGCTTCGACGCCGCGAGCTCGATGAGCTCCGCGGGTGTCCACGTGCGCGTCGGATCGTCGAGGGCCGCGGTCCAGAACTCGTCGAGCGCCGTGTAGTCGAAGATACCGCTCGTGTGGTTCAGGATCTGTCGCACGGAGATCTTCTCTCCGTGGGGGACACCGCCGACGTACGCGGATACGGTATCGTCGAGCGACAGCCGGCCTTCTGCGCGGAGCATCAGCGCCAGCGTGGAGACGAAGGTCTTCGTGATGCTCCCTGCGCGGAAGAGATCGCCGGGCTGGATGGCCACGTCGGCCTCGGTGTCCGCGACCCCCGCGGCGCCGAGCCAGCTGCACCCGCCGAGGTGCACGGCGGCGGCCGCGCCGGGGAGCCGCTGCGCTTCCACGGCCGCGTCGAGCGCTCTCTGGAGCTCCAGCGAGAGCTCGTCGCAGCCGGCGCCCGGCGTATCGCCTGAGCCGCCGGGTCCAGCGGCGGCGCTGCCGACTCCGACGCTCCCACCGCCGTCGTCGTCCGCGGTGGCCACCGTGTCGAGCGGAGCAGGCGAGGAGCTCATGCACCCCGCGAGCAGGACAACGCCGATGCAAGAGAAGAAAGCGGTCGGCCGAAGAACACGGCGCATCGATCGGGTCTCCATGGCCTCCCCGTGAGGTCCACTGCTGCGCTCCGCGGCGCCGCTCCCGATCTCCCGGGGCGGCCCCGCGAAGGGCGCGCATCAAGACGCGACAGGTCCGACCGTGTCAACCGGCCCGCGCAGGCGCGAGTGCTCTCGCCCACGCTGGACGTCGATAGCGCAGCTTATCGCGTGTGCCGGCGGACAGGCCGTTCCCACGAATCACGCGGTCAGCGCGGCGCCGCCGTCGCGACGGCGAGGGCCCGCAGCAGGGTGATCACGGCGATCGAGTGGCTGATCCGGCCGTCCTGCATCGCTGCCATCACGTCGCCTGCGCTCATCACGACCGCTTCCGTGCTCTCGTGCTCGTCGCCCTCGGGCTCGCCGACCCGCCGCGCGCCGCGCGCCAGGTAGAGGAAGCAGCGATTCGCCTGGAGCGCGGGATTCGGGTGTACCCACCCGAGCGTCTCGAGCGACTCCACAGTATACCCCGTCTCCTCCAGGAGCTCGCGCGGCGCAGCGGCCGCCGGCTCTTCCCCTGGATCGACAAGGCCGCCTGCCGTCTCGATGGTCACCGCGTCGACCCCGTGCCGGTACTGCCGCACCAGGACGAACTGGCCTTCATCCGTGATCGCGGCCACCGAGATCCAGTCGGCGAGCTCCAGCGTGAAGGCGGGATACGACGCGCCCGCGGCCATGACTTCGTGGCGATGGATCGCGAGCGGACCGAACGTACCGGCGAGCGCCGAGGCGTGCCGGCGAGGAATCGTGATACCCATCCCGCCTCACTACTACGGCGTGCCCCTCGCCGCCGTCTCCGGCGGGGCGCCCGCCTTCTCCGGCGCCGCTCCCGTCTTCTCCGGCACGGTGCTCGCCTTCTCCGGCGCCGCACTCGCCGCCTTCTCCGGCGCCGCTCCCGCCGTCTCCGAAGCGGAGCTCGCCCTCTCCGGCGCCGCGCTCGCCTTGTCCGACACAGGGCCCGCCATCTTCTCCGGCGCCGTGCTCGCAGACCTGTCGCGGCGCTCCCGCCGGAGCACCTCCTCCGCGTCCTCGCCGGACATCCCCTCGGTCGCCCCTCGCCCTTCGTCCTGCGGCGGCGGCCACGCGGTCACATAGCGGGGTGCCTCGCCGGGTCCGGACGCGTCGATCCACGAGACGCTCCCCGTCCCTGGCGCGCGCACGTCGACGTGCACGAACGAGCTGTTCGGATAGTACCCACAGCCCGTGTCGGCGAGCGCGCGGCAGGCGGCTGCGAGCTCGTCGTTCCTCACCCCGGCGATGCGCAGATCGAGCGCCCGCCCCGTCTGGTGCAGGCTGCCCTGGCTCTGCGGCCTGTACCCGCTCACGAGCGACACGAGCCGGCCCGGGTACCGCCGCGCCAGCGCGTCGATGCGGGAGAGCAGCCCGGGATCGAGCAGCCGCACGCCGGGCGCGACCTCCCCTGCCTGCACCCCGCTCGCCCTGCTCCCGACGGCTCGCGGCTCATCGCCAGCGCGCCGCCCCTTGCGGCTCGCCGCTTCCGGCCTCCGCGCGGGCGCGCCCTCGTCGGACAGGATCGGCCGCGGCGTGCCCCACGGGCGCGCAAGCAAGGAGAGGGCGCGCCGGGCCTCCTCGCGCGGCTTCCCCTTGCAGTCGACAAGCTCGAGGCGCTCGGGCTCCAGCCCGCTGCGGTCCATCGAGAGCACCGGTCCGTGGCACGGCTTCGGAGGCGCCTCCCGCTCCATCCCCTTCTTCGCCCCGCGCCGCTTGCTCTCGACCGTGCGCGCCGCCCGCCTCTTCTCCTTCTTCTTCTCGCCGCCCGCCTTCTTCTTGGCGACCCCCTTTTTCCCGCCGCCCGCCTTCGCCGAACCGCCCGCGTTTTCCTCGGCGTCTGCAGCCGCGTGCGGCGCCTTCCCGCGGGAGCGAGCCGTCCCCGTCCGGTTCCGGTCCCCCGCCCCGCTCGTCTTCTCGTCACCGGTCGCGGCCGACGCGCTCTTCGCACGGCCATGGTGCGAGCTCTCCCGCGTCTTCGTTCGCGGGGCTTGCTCCGCACCTGCAGGGCTCGCTGGCGCGCGATCCCGACGGGTCTGCACGCTCCCCTCTTCCCTGGATTCCCCGGACCTCTCGGCAGCGGCGTGCGCCCCGGGCAGCGGCTCCGCGCGGACGGGCCCCGCCAGGATCGCCGGCACCGCGATGCTCACCAGCACCGAGAGCGCGGCCGCGCGAGCACGCCTCAGGCGCGCACGCGGCTCCCCCCTGCGCACAGCTCCCCCTGCGTCCCGCGGCGCCGCGCCTGCACTGCTCACGGATCGAAGGCTCATCATGGAAAGCTCCAGTCGGGTCGGGTGCGAGTGCCATCCACCACGAAGCAGATCTCCAGGACACGGCGTCGCCGCCCGTCCGCAGGATGGGGGTTGGTAAGGGCAGTCGGCGGTCCGCTTCTTGAATCGACCTGGGACGAGACCGGCAACCTCGAAACGGCGTCTCCGAGACGCCCCTCGCGGAAGCTCGAAAGCTCGGAAGGGAGACTCGGAAGGCAAGCTCAGAAGGGACCGAACCCTGAGGACAGGAATGGCATGAAGTGCGGAGGGCAGCCCAATTTTCTGCGGCGCTGACCAAAGGCTGTGGTAGGAACCAGCTGCCTCGCGACTGCGGTCGGGTCGTGAGCGCGGCTCCGGGGTGCATGGGGGCAGAGCCCCTCGTCACGCGGTCCGCGGTCGGGTATCGCCCGGCGCACCACGCACTGCGGCGTGGCCCTACCTTCACGATCAACGCGGCCAGCGTGATCAGCGCGAAGATAGGCGTCGCGTCCCTTGCGCAACATCGTCCGGGCCATCGCGGATCGCGGGGGAAGCGCCCGGCCCAACACGCACCAGCCTCATTCACCACACCATCGATGCAAGCGGGGCGCCACACGCGGGATGCGGAAGCCGAACCCGGTGGCGCGTCCATGATCGCTCCGAGGTCACCAGGGGCACGACATGCGGCGAATTCGTAGAGACGCAACCAAGGTCTGGCACAATCCCGAGCTCCACACGGCCTATGGCCGTGGTCAGCCGAACAGCGCGGGGCTGCCGCGTCCGACGCAGACCGGCGAGGACCGGCGGGCAGCCAAGCAACACCGCGCCGCGCTCGAGGCGCTGTTCTCTCCGCGCAAGGAGCCGGAGGCAGAGGACAGCAAGGGCGGGCGCGTCAAGTCCGGACGCGACGCCGCGTCCAAGGCGCCGGGGCGCATCGTCCTCGCGCCGCCTCCGCAGAGCGACCCGAAGGCCGTCGAGCGCCAGCGGCTCCTGTCGAAGCTGCTCTGCGCGTCGGGCCGGCCCAACATCTCCAAGGCCGCGAACGAGTTCCTCCGCGCCGGCCACGCGTTCCCCGCGGAGCAGGACGTGTACCTGCAGCTGCTCGAGCACAGCGACGAGCAGCGCATCCAGGAGGCGATCGACGAGCTCGCGGGCATCCTCGTCGGCGAGCTGCCGAAGCGGCGCGCCGTGCTCGAGTCGCGGCTCCGCCGCATCGAGGAGTTCGCGGAGGAGCCCGCGACGCGCGAGGCCGCCGAGCGGCTGCGCCGCCAGGTGAGCGGCAGGCCCGAGGCCCCGGCCGCGGATGGCGCGCCCCGGCGCAGCGCGGGCGGCGACATCTCCGAAGCGAGCGGCGAGGCGGAATGACGCGCGCGGAATTCGAGGCCGAGCTCCGCAAGCTGATCCAGACGTTCGAGACGGGCACCGGCAACGAGCGGTGCGTCGCGTGCGTGTCGTGCGAGCGCTGCGTCGACTGCACGTTCTGCCGCAACTCGAAGGCGCTGCAGCGGTGCCACTACTGCGTCGACACCCAGCGCTCCTCGGACAGCACGCACTGCCGCGGCTGCCGCGATCTCATCGCGTGTAGCCACTGCGTCGCGTCCGAGCGGTGCACGCAGTCGTCGTACCTCGTGCGCTCGGTCGACTGCACCGGCTGCACCTACTGCTTCGGCTGCGTGGGCCTCGTCCGGAAGGACTTTCACATCCTCAACCAGCCGTACGATCGCGGCACCTACTTCAAGCTCACGGCCAAGCTGATGCGCGAGCTCGGGCTGAGCGCGGGCACCGGGGCGGAGCCCGCCGCCGCCGCGCCGAGTCGAAGCGCGGCCGCGCAGCGCTAGCGATGCGCGCGGTCGTTCAACGCGCGCTCGGCGCGCGCGTCGAGGTCGAGGGCCAGGTGGTCGGCGCCATCGAGCGCGGCCTCGTGGCCTTCGTCGGCGCCGCGAAGGACGATGACGACGCCGACGCCGACCACGTCGCCGGCAAGATCGCGGGCCTCCGCGTGTTCAGCGACGACGCCGGCAAGATGTCGCGGGCGCTTTCGGACGTGCGCGGCGCCGGCGTGCTCGCGATCAGCCAGTTCACGCTCTTCGGCGACGTCCGGCGCGGCCTGAGGCCGAGCTTCGACGGCGCCATGGAGCCCGTGCGCGCCGAGGCGCTGTACGAGCGCTTCATCGCCGCCTTGCGGGCCCGCGGCCTCACGGTGGCCACGGGCCGCTTCCGCGCCGACATGCGCGTATTCGTCGAGAACGACGGCCCGGTCACCATCCTCATCGATTCGAAGCGGACGTTCTGAGGGATCCGCCGCGATCGACGGCGACAGCCACCCCCTTCTCCCCGAGCGCCGCGCAGGCTACGGGGGGAGCCATGCGGATCAGCATCGTGGGCGCGGGCGCGCTCGGGCGGATCTACGGCGTGCGCCTCGCCACCCAGGGAAACGACGTCACGTTCGTGGTCCGGCCCGAGCGCGTCCACGACGCACGGCCGTTCGTGGTCGAGCAGGTGAACGGCGCCGATCGACGCGACACGCTCGCTCGCCCGCGCCTCGCGGCCGAGATCCCGGCCGACGCGGACGTCGTCCTGATCACCGTGCGCTTCGATCAGCTCGTCCCCCGCGCCGACCTCGGCGGCGCCGCGCAGCGCGGGGCGGGCGGCAGGTCGGTGGCAGATCTGCTCCGCGGCGGCCCGGCCGCGCCCGCCGTGGTGCTCACGCCGCTCCTGCCCAGGGAGCGCGCCGACCTCGAGGAGGCCGCCCGGCGCCGCATCACCCCCGCGATGCCGGGCGTCTCGGGCTACCTGGACGAGCGCGGCGTGGTCCGCGCCTGGATCACCGAGCTCGCGTCCACGCTCATCGACGAAGAGGGGGGCGCCCCCGCCGAACGACCGCTGCTCGAGGAGCTCGCGCGCCGCCTCACGAGCGCCGGTGTTCCGGCGCGGATCGAGCCCGACGTGGGCGCGCAGAACGTGGCCACCACGACCGCGTTCTTCCCCCTGATCGCCGCCATCGACGCGGGCGGCGGGGCGAGCGCCCTCCTCGAGAACGACAGCGTGCTCAGCACCGTGATCGAGGCCACCAGGGAGTCCGTAGCGCTCGCGAACCGGCTGGGCAAGGTGGCCCCGTGGACGAAGCTCCTCCTCCGGTTCATCGGGCCGCTCACGCTGAAGCCGGGCATCGCGCTCGTGCGCCTGCTGGCCCCGGAGTTCTTGCGGTTCCTCGACGTGCATTTCGGCCCCAAGCTCCACGCGCAGCACCTCGCGATGGGCGCCACCGTCCTCGAGATGGGCCGAGAGCGCGGCGTGAGCATGCCGGCGCTCGAGCGGCTGCTCGCGCACCTCGGCGGCCGCCCCGGGGCGCGCTGAGCCGCGCCTTCCTGCGCCCGCGCGCAAGCGTCGGCGTGTCGCCGCGTCAGCGCGCGCGCGCGGCCGCGAGCTGCGCCGCGAGCACGATCGCCTCGCGCATCCCGCGCGGGTCGGCGCGGCCCGTCCCCGCGAGATCGTACG
The DNA window shown above is from Sorangium aterium and carries:
- a CDS encoding HTTM domain-containing protein; this translates as MTVSSEPSGASGRAGLFPVSALASAASAIERFALAPASAMPLAALRIGLAAVLLTQAALVAPLLFDLYGPAGILQDPLRDAFTPRELPGIGWLTALLAPLGIGEAPILVGTGAVYALSLAALLCGLRTRAAALLAWSTHRMLMVTADPTVYGADVFANIFLFYLVWVPSGAALSFDRRGHGSRRALACAPDEPTPAARLGLRVVQLHLCVAYLASGLEKAAGQAWWNGEAIWRSVMLPEYRQLDFSWLASHPWVAQAAGWSVLAVELGYAFLIWPRLTRRAVVVATSLLHLGIAAFMGLGVFGAIMPVLTLAAFGVPAEPCFPSPRPALPRAGGG
- a CDS encoding NUDIX hydrolase; this translates as MGITIPRRHASALAGTFGPLAIHRHEVMAAGASYPAFTLELADWISVAAITDEGQFVLVRQYRHGVDAVTIETAGGLVDPGEEPAAAAPRELLEETGYTVESLETLGWVHPNPALQANRCFLYLARGARRVGEPEGDEHESTEAVVMSAGDVMAAMQDGRISHSIAVITLLRALAVATAAPR
- a CDS encoding YcbK family protein, with the translated sequence MQTRRDRAPASPAGAEQAPRTKTRESSHHGRAKSASAATGDEKTSGAGDRNRTGTARSRGKAPHAAADAEENAGGSAKAGGGKKGVAKKKAGGEKKKEKRRAARTVESKRRGAKKGMEREAPPKPCHGPVLSMDRSGLEPERLELVDCKGKPREEARRALSLLARPWGTPRPILSDEGAPARRPEAASRKGRRAGDEPRAVGSRASGVQAGEVAPGVRLLDPGLLSRIDALARRYPGRLVSLVSGYRPQSQGSLHQTGRALDLRIAGVRNDELAAACRALADTGCGYYPNSSFVHVDVRAPGTGSVSWIDASGPGEAPRYVTAWPPPQDEGRGATEGMSGEDAEEVLRRERRDRSASTAPEKMAGPVSDKASAAPERASSASETAGAAPEKAASAAPEKASTVPEKTGAAPEKAGAPPETAARGTP
- a CDS encoding ketopantoate reductase family protein, with the protein product MRISIVGAGALGRIYGVRLATQGNDVTFVVRPERVHDARPFVVEQVNGADRRDTLARPRLAAEIPADADVVLITVRFDQLVPRADLGGAAQRGAGGRSVADLLRGGPAAPAVVLTPLLPRERADLEEAARRRITPAMPGVSGYLDERGVVRAWITELASTLIDEEGGAPAERPLLEELARRLTSAGVPARIEPDVGAQNVATTTAFFPLIAAIDAGGGASALLENDSVLSTVIEATRESVALANRLGKVAPWTKLLLRFIGPLTLKPGIALVRLLAPEFLRFLDVHFGPKLHAQHLAMGATVLEMGRERGVSMPALERLLAHLGGRPGAR
- the dtd gene encoding D-aminoacyl-tRNA deacylase, with the translated sequence MRAVVQRALGARVEVEGQVVGAIERGLVAFVGAAKDDDDADADHVAGKIAGLRVFSDDAGKMSRALSDVRGAGVLAISQFTLFGDVRRGLRPSFDGAMEPVRAEALYERFIAALRARGLTVATGRFRADMRVFVENDGPVTILIDSKRTF
- a CDS encoding serine hydrolase domain-containing protein gives rise to the protein MRRVLRPTAFFSCIGVVLLAGCMSSSPAPLDTVATADDDGGGSVGVGSAAAGPGGSGDTPGAGCDELSLELQRALDAAVEAQRLPGAAAAVHLGGCSWLGAAGVADTEADVAIQPGDLFRAGSITKTFVSTLALMLRAEGRLSLDDTVSAYVGGVPHGEKISVRQILNHTSGIFDYTALDEFWTAALDDPTRTWTPAELIELAASKPPYFEPGRGFAYSNTNYIIAGLIVEAASGEPIGELLRSRVLEPAGLAHTYLDGAEEAVPGLVHGYGRSRGELVEMTSAIDASAAGAAGALVSTTGDLTSFYRKVLDGALLGPAELEEMTAWVDAPLGEVTGYGLGLSRRESPLGVLVGHDGGIWGFTSSSYYAVDKDASITVLVNLEGGDVGRIVDDLANVLISP